In Miscanthus floridulus cultivar M001 chromosome 8, ASM1932011v1, whole genome shotgun sequence, the sequence GCATAATGGCATCTAGTGTTTTGTTTGTGTGGGGCTGATGATGAGTTGCAGAGGAGCACACACATGGACATGGACCTTAGAACTTACTGCCTGAATTTTCCTTGCCTCCCTTGGACCCGCCCTTCTTTAAAATTAAAAATAAGAATATAAGACACACtctttaaataaaaaaaagataaacAATTTACTTGCATGAAAATTCTCATTCTTCCATACCTCAGTCAGGATGCAATATCATTGGTATATTAAAGTAGACATGGTATAGGTAGTATTGGTGTACCATCCTACTAAGTGTTCCATCCACGCCTTCAACCTGCATCAGGAATTAGTGTAATTTCCTAATTAGATGTAACAGCGTGGTGCAGCAACCACCAACTGGCCATTAATTTTATCACGACATGAGCGTTTGTTGATAATTGTCTGTTAACATGTCAGTTATCAttccatcttttttttttgtctgtaTGATTCTTGGCTCTCTTAACGTGTTGTTTTGCAGGTTGGCCGAATCTCTTGACATGCAGCCTCCAGTGATGCCAGATGATGGAAATACAACAAGAGTTACTACAGGAACCGATGCCTTGCCTTCTTCTGGAAAAGAATCATCTGCATTGGAACCTATCTGGGATGATGAAGATACCAAAGCTTTTTATGAATCTTTACCTGATCTCAGGTTTACTTTTCACTAAGTTGCCAATATCTGTTACATTCTTTAGCTTTCTTTTATTATCCTTttgaaattatatatatatatttttgagcAGAGCATTTGTGCCGGCTGTATTACTGGGAGAGGTTGAGCCAAAGTCGAATGAGCAGCATGCTAAGGGCCGTGAGCAATCTAGTGTAAGACTCTGAATCTTTAAAGTAGTCCATTCTTCAAGTATCATGTCTTTAATGTATATGTAAGAGGGTTCTATTGCAATTTCGTCTTTATAAACTTGGATTTCACTCTGATTATGTTTGCTTGCAACATTTTGGACACTGATGGGTTCCTTGTATATCTTTTGTTGGGTTTACTTAGAATATCCCCTGGCTTGTTTCTTTTGGATTGCAAGGTGGTCTTTCAAGGGCATGCACAAAAGAAACTCAACCATCGGGGGAAagtgttatgaccggcatcccctATGCCAGGCGCAGGCCCAATAGTGGCTAGGGGGGCGGTCTGTTAAGGGGCTTAGAGGCCCAATTTATCGCTTATTTGGTATTTTCTTAGAGATAGATATAGTTCCTTAATTATAGCATCTATAGGGAAGGATAAATACTTGTAATCTGGGATGATTGGAATTAAGCAGAAAGCAACAATTAAGTTGCTGGCTTCCCCTGGGAGCCAGCCGCCCCTGCCCTCTCTCTCTCGTGTGAACAGTACatctttactgtagcaccacgtggactctagggctgcagcagcagcagccgccgctctCTCGCCGCCACGGGCCCTCGGCGACGTCGAGAGTACAGACCACGTCCTCCCCTCTTCCACCCCTATAACCTGCGCAGCAACTCCGGTAGGGCATAAGTCCTATCAGAAAGACTGCCCCCATGCCTTAAGGACATGCACAATCCTCCTGTCTCTGAGTATCTTAGCCTTTTTATAAGCTTTTAAGTGTGTTAAGAGATGTGGGTTGGCTATTAAGTTGATTTGATGTGATCCCACAGGATCTTCAACTTTTATCAATATGGCAATCTCAAAGAGACGCTCTTCTAGCTAAAAGAGGAACTGCGTTGAACAGCGGATCTAGGCCTATGTTCATAAGTACATTGAAACtctattaaaatttaaaatacaAAGAGTCTAGTTTAGAACACATTTATCCAGCGCCAGGCATGAGAATTCTGGCTCCACCTCTGGTAGATTCTTTCCTTGTTCTCTGTCCGCCTATGATATTAGTAATGGGGGCAAGCCTGAGACATGAGGTGGCACCCTTGTGTATGATGTGGTGAAATACTCTCTTAGATTGCCCGGAATGGTAGTTTTGCTTCACACAAAGATTTATGTGGCGTCATGGTCAGAGCCAAAGATTTCTAAGGGACCAAACAACAAGGATTAGAACTCGGTGGGTGCCAAATAAGTTTTTGATACTATGTATTGAGTTAtttggtactccctccgttccaaattataagacgttttggcttttctagacacATTACTCTCattatgcatctagacatagtgtatatctaagtgcgtgGCAAAAGtcatgaatctagaaaagccaaaacgtcttataatttggaacggattgaGTACTAATTAAATAAGTATAAATGAATCATTAGGGGGCCAGGGCTACCCCTAGTCCCTCATGGTATCCGGCTCTCCGCACCATGTTGAGCTCCCAGTTCATGTGATGCGTAAAATGTATTCATGAATGGTAGAACCTTTTGACTAATAAAACATGTTCCAATAGATTTTTACATCTGGCATCAACATGGTTTGCGCCCTTTCCTTCTGAGTGAGAAGGCAGAGAAATTTATTCATCTAAATATGCATTCACTGCcgttttcttttatttttatttttgggttTGCCACTAAATTATTTTTGAATTTTGTTATGAAGGAGTCCACTACAGAACAAGACACTGAACTACATGACAACGTTCAAAATTCTGCCACTGAACATCAACTAGAAGTTAAAGTAGATGATGTAGTGAAAGAGAGTGAAGACAAAGATAAAGAGAAGGGAAAGGATGGAGAAAAGGAAAAATACAAGGAGAAGGATCTGGATAAGAAAAAtgaaagagagaaggagaaaggaAGAGCCTTGGATGGTGCAAGTCTGGATAACCTCCAGCAGAGGCTGCCGGGATGTGTCAGTCGTGATCTCATTGATCAATTGACGGTATTCACCCATCTTATAATTTCTGTCCTCTTTATTTTAGACTGATCGTCATAATCAAGCTACTTTTGATTTCCCCAGGTTGAGTTTTGCTACCTAAATTCTAAAGCAAATCGAAAGAAACTTGTGCGTGCCTTATTCAATGTTAATAGGACTTCACTGGAACTGTTGCCTTACTATTCTCGTTTGGTTGCGACACTTTCAACTTGTATGAAAGATGTTCCCAGTATGCTTCTGTCTATGCTTGAAGAGGAGTTCAACTTTTTAATAAATAAGAAGGTATACTCATAACTCTTTGTTGCTTGACGTTGTTTGTGCTCAGTTCCTCATCTTAtcataaattttgcttctaagccttgacAGTATCTAGTATTTATTGTTTGCTCTGGAATGCAAGTTGCATTAATAACATGaatataaacatgaaatgcatgaCAACACTAGTTGCTACAAATCCTCCTAGGAAGTTGGACTTGAAGTGGAGGGGGGCAGCAATTATTTTGCCTCCTATGTTTTGTATTTACTGGACTAACTTTTCTCTCTGCTCTGTTACCTTTCAGGATCAGATCAACAttgaaacaaaaataaaaaatatacggTTTATCGGGGAGTTGTGCAAGTTCAAAATGGCTCCTCCAGCTCTTGTTTTTAGCTGTTTGAAGGTATGCGTTTATTAAGCTCAGAATTAGTAATTTCTACCTTTTACGTGTGCTACTTTGGTAACAAATATTTGTTTTCTATATATTTTGCAGGCCTGCCTTGATGATTTCAGTCATCATAATATTGATGTGGCTTGCAACCTTCTCGAGACTTGTGGCCGCTTTTTGTATCGCTCACCTGAAACTACGATTCGCATGGCTAACATGCTGGAGATACTGATGAGATTGAAAAATGTCAAGAATTTGGATCCACGCCACAGTACACTTGTAGAAAACGCCTACTACCTTTGTAAACCGCCCGAAAGATCTGCACGGATATCAAAAGTTCGGCCACCTTTGCATCAAGTAAGATTTCCATTTATTCTTTGTTACATGTTCTATTGTGCCTTGTCTACAAAAATGTAACAATTAACATTCTCCCTCCTTTTCCTGTGTAGTACATAAGAAAGTTGCTTTTCTCAGATCTTGACAAATCAAGTGTTGAACATGTTTTGCGCCAACTACGCAAGTTACCTTGGGCAGAATGTCAACAATACCTTCTGAAGTGCTTTCTAAAGGTTCACAAAGGAAAGTACAGCCAAGTTCATCTGATTGCTCTTCTCACTGCTAGTCTCAGCCGCTATCATGATGACTTTGCTGTCGCAGTGGTAGATGAGGTTAGTTCCTTTAGCTGACTGCATAAATAAAGGAAAAAAGGAACATTTTTTTAATATTTGTTGGAGtctgttcttttttctttttctgttgtaGTCACCATAAGATGAAATTGTAACACATTAATTAACTGGCAGTTTTCAGTTATCCAGCTGTTACTCTGGTGATAAACTAGTTGACATCCACGTtatatgtttatttatttttttattttgatttaGGTTTTAGAAGAGATAAGGGTTGGATTGGAGTTGAATGACTATGGGATGCAACAAAGGCGGCTTGCCCACATGCGGTTCCTTGGAGAGCTATACAGCTACAAGCATATAGATTCATCAGTTGTTTTTGATACACTGTACCTTATCATTGTGTTTGGTCATGGAACTCCTGAAGTAAGTAATTCCATCATTCAACAATGATTTAAGGACCATTGCTATGATCAAATTCATTTTCTGACATCATACCTCCTTACACACtattccctccgtcccaaaagagCCAGAAGTTGatttttttgggacggagggtgtATGTGGCAATAAAGAATTACCACAAAGCTTATGACTATATGTTAAGCTAGCTTCTTTCATGTTTTGTAACAAATGGAAGCTTATGCTTGAAGGATGACTGATCACAATGTTAGATCCATCATTTGTTCTCATTAGGCATGCAAGTTCAAACTATTTTGGGTCATCGGGTCGACCCAAAAATTTGACCCAATGAACTAGAATGTATTTCCGTAGTTTGAGAGGAGTGGAAAAATGAACCAGAATGGCATTTGGACGTAATTAGTTAGCTGACCCAAAAACACCATTGAGTACCCACTTGCATCCCAGTTCTCATTGAACATTTTCCCTTTCACTTGTGCAGCAAGATGTGTTGGATCCACCAGAAGATTGCTTCAGAATCAGGTTGATCATTACACTTCTACAGACCTGTGGTCACTATTTCAGTAAGGGATCTTCAAAAAGGAAGCTCGACAAATTCTTGCTACACTTTCAAAGATACATTATTAGTAAAGGGCCCTTACCACTCGACATAGAGTTTGACATTCAGGTTAGTTCTTTTTGTATACAACTTGCAATCATGCGTGAATATATACATAAAACTTCTATGTTATTACAGACTCAATCATGAAGTCAAACCAATTTAGAAGCTGTATGATGCATGTAGTTAAATCTATGTTGTGAGTGATCAAGAATGCTTTCTTGGTAGGTTTGATgttctgaatatgaggcaatgaaCTTATTTGTATCTGATGTTTATCCAATAATTTGCTTACCTATGTATAATTAAACATTGGACATCCAGGACCCTTTTTTGGTGTCGTGGTGGGCCACAATCATAATGATTCATGCCTGTCAACATTTTGGTGTGTGGTTTGCTTCTTCATCAGATCATGCAGACTTTTTCTTATCAATGGGACCAGATCCCTTTATTTCAAATAAGATTGTATCTTTACTCCTATTTGACTTAGTGTGCTTAGGCAGTAGCATTTAATTTGATAATGGAAAGCCTAATAAATTGTAAATGATGATAGACAAATGGAAGTTCATGACATTTAGAGCCTGACTTTGGTTCACAATCACAAGGCCCACAATCAGTGCTCCAGTAATATACTGGCTGCACGTCTGGCAAAACAACCCCACAATGTACTCTCAGACCAGCATGCTACATTTGGTCGAGGCAATATTCCTATCAGCTATTGGTAAATCATATTGCTGCAATTATGTTTACATGAAGTTCAAAGAGAATCATAGTACTGTAACACTTGAATTTTGAAATGTTTGATGACTCTGAATACATGTATTATTTTTCTTGACTGAGGACATATTTTATGTGTTCTTGCAGGATTTATTTGGCGAGCTACGACCAAACATGTCTCGGTATTCGTCAATTGAGGAGCTTGTTGCCGCGTTAGTTGAGCTTGAAGAAAATGAACGTTCAGCCCCAGTAGAAAATATTGAAAATGAAAGACACTCGGATACCGAATCTCAGAAAAGACAGCCACGAGATGCTGGCCCATCTGTGAATGGTGAAAGCGCTGCAAATGGAATTGAGGAAAATGGCAAGGATCATGAAGTAGCAGATAGTGAGAGCTATTCAGATAGTGGCAGCATTGATGgacgggaagaagaggaggatatATTATCTGAGGATAAATCAAATGATGGCTCAGATAATGAAGGCGACGATGAAGATGATGGCATTCCTGTTGGTtctgatgaagatgaaaatgtcGAGGTTAGACAGAAAGTCATGAAGGTTGATCCTAAGGAGCAAGAAGACTTTGATCGAGAGCTCAAAGCCCTTCTTCAGGAGAGCTTGGAGTCACGTAAATCAGAGGCCCGTTCAAGGCTCCCTTTGAATATGATGGTACCGATGAATGTCCTTGAGGGTTCAAAAGACTCAAGGGCCACAGAATCTGAGAGTGGAGAAGAAACAGTAGATGAAGAGGGTGGCAATGCTGGGAGTAGCAGCAAGGTGCGCGTTAAGGTGCTAATGAAGAAAGGACACAAACAACAGACAAGACAAATGTTAATACCCGCTGATAGTTCAATTGTGCAAAGCATGAAGCAGCAAGAAGCTGCTGAGCTTGAGGAGAAGCAGAGCATCAAGCGGAGGATCCTCGAATACAAtgaaagggaggaggaagaactgAATGGAGCATCACAAATGGGGAACTGGGGTCAAGGAGCTACCAATACCAGCAGTATCAGATCAGGTGGCCGGGGCATCTGGGATGGTTCAACACGGGGAGGTGGTCGACAACGGCACCACATTGCGGGTTCTGGTGGTTTCTATCACAGTTACGGCAGGAGAAGATAAGTTTGCTGTGTGAGCTATTTTTCCTGATGGGAGTGGTCGACAGCGGCACCACATCGCGGGTTCTGGTGCTTTCTATCACAGTTATGCAAGAGAATATAAGTTTGCTTTGTGGGATATTTGTCCTGAGGTTTTTGGCAGGGCAATGCTTCTCTCTATTTAACCGCCTAACAGATCAGATTAACAGTGAAGGAATTTCGGGGAGGTTAACACAGCTTGATGGATAGTTGCTTCCACCACCCTAATCTGAAAATAAGACAATTCTACCACTGATGGGAGATAGCAATGCCTTGAAGGAGCTATTTTTCTGATGGTCCGAATGGCTTAAGTTACCACGGTGCTTGGTAAAGCTGGTAGTTGGCTTTACCTGGAGAGCACATATACTCCGCGCTTGTACTATATATAACATAATCTGGCAACGAGTGCAGGTCGTTTGAAAGATTGTGTTATAGCGTGCGCACAT encodes:
- the LOC136477753 gene encoding regulator of nonsense transcripts UPF2-like isoform X2, whose amino-acid sequence is MDNAQSENRTDTKQDDDVRQSKQDDEEARLEEYKKIIDQKTSLRRSNLNPERPDANYLRTLDSSIKRNTTVIKKLKTINDEQKDGLMDELKSVNLSKFVSEAVSYICEAKLRSADIQSAVQVCSLLHQRYKDFSPCLIQGLLKVFFPGKSGDDLDADKNSRAMKKRSTLKLLIELYFVGIVEDASIFVNIIKDLTSAEHLKDREGTQTNLSLLSTFARQVKFFLGLQSHGQEAYDEFFRDLNVTAEQKKFFKKALNSYYDAVAELLQSEHASLRLMEAENAKVLSAKGELSDENTASYEKLRKSFDQLLRGVSSLAESLDMQPPVMPDDGNTTRVTTGTDALPSSGKESSALEPIWDDEDTKAFYESLPDLRAFVPAVLLGEVEPKSNEQHAKGREQSSSTTEQDTELHDNVQNSATEHQLEVKVDDVVKESEDKDKEKGKDGEKEKYKEKDLDKKNEREKEKGRALDGASLDNLQQRLPGCVSRDLIDQLTVEFCYLNSKANRKKLVRALFNVNRTSLELLPYYSRLVATLSTCMKDVPSMLLSMLEEEFNFLINKKDQINIETKIKNIRFIGELCKFKMAPPALVFSCLKACLDDFSHHNIDVACNLLETCGRFLYRSPETTIRMANMLEILMRLKNVKNLDPRHSTLVENAYYLCKPPERSARISKVRPPLHQYIRKLLFSDLDKSSVEHVLRQLRKLPWAECQQYLLKCFLKVHKGKYSQVHLIALLTASLSRYHDDFAVAVVDEVLEEIRVGLELNDYGMQQRRLAHMRFLGELYSYKHIDSSVVFDTLYLIIVFGHGTPEQDVLDPPEDCFRIRLIITLLQTCGHYFSKGSSKRKLDKFLLHFQRYIISKGPLPLDIEFDIQDLFGELRPNMSRYSSIEELVAALVELEENERSAPVENIENERHSDTESQKRQPRDAGPSVNGESAANGIEENGKDHEVADSESYSDSGSIDGREEEEDILSEDKSNDGSDNEGDDEDDGIPVGSDEDENVEVRQKVMKVDPKEQEDFDRELKALLQESLESRKSEARSRLPLNMMVPMNVLEGSKDSRATESESGEETVDEEGGNAGSSSKVRVKVLMKKGHKQQTRQMLIPADSSIVQSMKQQEAAELEEKQSIKRRILEYNEREEEELNGASQMGNWGQGATNTSSIRSGGRGIWDGSTRGGGRQRHHIAGSGGFYHSYGRRR
- the LOC136477753 gene encoding regulator of nonsense transcripts UPF2-like isoform X3, coding for MMRDLNVTAEQKKFFKKALNSYYDAVAELLQSEHASLRLMEAENAKVLSAKGELSDENTASYEKLRKSFDQLLRGVSSLAESLDMQPPVMPDDGNTTRVTTGTDALPSSGKESSALEPIWDDEDTKAFYESLPDLRAFVPAVLLGEVEPKSNEQHAKGREQSSESTTEQDTELHDNVQNSATEHQLEVKVDDVVKESEDKDKEKGKDGEKEKYKEKDLDKKNEREKEKGRALDGASLDNLQQRLPGCVSRDLIDQLTVEFCYLNSKANRKKLVRALFNVNRTSLELLPYYSRLVATLSTCMKDVPSMLLSMLEEEFNFLINKKDQINIETKIKNIRFIGELCKFKMAPPALVFSCLKACLDDFSHHNIDVACNLLETCGRFLYRSPETTIRMANMLEILMRLKNVKNLDPRHSTLVENAYYLCKPPERSARISKVRPPLHQYIRKLLFSDLDKSSVEHVLRQLRKLPWAECQQYLLKCFLKVHKGKYSQVHLIALLTASLSRYHDDFAVAVVDEVLEEIRVGLELNDYGMQQRRLAHMRFLGELYSYKHIDSSVVFDTLYLIIVFGHGTPEQDVLDPPEDCFRIRLIITLLQTCGHYFSKGSSKRKLDKFLLHFQRYIISKGPLPLDIEFDIQDLFGELRPNMSRYSSIEELVAALVELEENERSAPVENIENERHSDTESQKRQPRDAGPSVNGESAANGIEENGKDHEVADSESYSDSGSIDGREEEEDILSEDKSNDGSDNEGDDEDDGIPVGSDEDENVEVRQKVMKVDPKEQEDFDRELKALLQESLESRKSEARSRLPLNMMVPMNVLEGSKDSRATESESGEETVDEEGGNAGSSSKVRVKVLMKKGHKQQTRQMLIPADSSIVQSMKQQEAAELEEKQSIKRRILEYNEREEEELNGASQMGNWGQGATNTSSIRSGGRGIWDGSTRGGGRQRHHIAGSGGFYHSYGRRR
- the LOC136477753 gene encoding regulator of nonsense transcripts UPF2-like isoform X1, with product MDNAQSENRTDTKQDDDVRQSKQDDEEARLEEYKKIIDQKTSLRRSNLNPERPDANYLRTLDSSIKRNTTVIKKLKTINDEQKDGLMDELKSVNLSKFVSEAVSYICEAKLRSADIQSAVQVCSLLHQRYKDFSPCLIQGLLKVFFPGKSGDDLDADKNSRAMKKRSTLKLLIELYFVGIVEDASIFVNIIKDLTSAEHLKDREGTQTNLSLLSTFARQVKFFLGLQSHGQEAYDEFFRDLNVTAEQKKFFKKALNSYYDAVAELLQSEHASLRLMEAENAKVLSAKGELSDENTASYEKLRKSFDQLLRGVSSLAESLDMQPPVMPDDGNTTRVTTGTDALPSSGKESSALEPIWDDEDTKAFYESLPDLRAFVPAVLLGEVEPKSNEQHAKGREQSSESTTEQDTELHDNVQNSATEHQLEVKVDDVVKESEDKDKEKGKDGEKEKYKEKDLDKKNEREKEKGRALDGASLDNLQQRLPGCVSRDLIDQLTVEFCYLNSKANRKKLVRALFNVNRTSLELLPYYSRLVATLSTCMKDVPSMLLSMLEEEFNFLINKKDQINIETKIKNIRFIGELCKFKMAPPALVFSCLKACLDDFSHHNIDVACNLLETCGRFLYRSPETTIRMANMLEILMRLKNVKNLDPRHSTLVENAYYLCKPPERSARISKVRPPLHQYIRKLLFSDLDKSSVEHVLRQLRKLPWAECQQYLLKCFLKVHKGKYSQVHLIALLTASLSRYHDDFAVAVVDEVLEEIRVGLELNDYGMQQRRLAHMRFLGELYSYKHIDSSVVFDTLYLIIVFGHGTPEQDVLDPPEDCFRIRLIITLLQTCGHYFSKGSSKRKLDKFLLHFQRYIISKGPLPLDIEFDIQDLFGELRPNMSRYSSIEELVAALVELEENERSAPVENIENERHSDTESQKRQPRDAGPSVNGESAANGIEENGKDHEVADSESYSDSGSIDGREEEEDILSEDKSNDGSDNEGDDEDDGIPVGSDEDENVEVRQKVMKVDPKEQEDFDRELKALLQESLESRKSEARSRLPLNMMVPMNVLEGSKDSRATESESGEETVDEEGGNAGSSSKVRVKVLMKKGHKQQTRQMLIPADSSIVQSMKQQEAAELEEKQSIKRRILEYNEREEEELNGASQMGNWGQGATNTSSIRSGGRGIWDGSTRGGGRQRHHIAGSGGFYHSYGRRR